Proteins from one Kazachstania africana CBS 2517 chromosome 1, complete genome genomic window:
- the PYC1 gene encoding pyruvate carboxylase 1 (similar to Saccharomyces cerevisiae PYC2 (YBR218C) and PYC1 (YGL062W); ancestral locus Anc_6.115), translating to MVDQKFNGLKDNFELFGSKNKLLVANRGEIPIRIFRTAHELSMRTVAIYSHEDKLSTHRLKADESYLIGKTNQFTPVGAYLAIDEIINIAKKHDIDFIHPGYGFLSENSEFARRVTEASITWIGPPAEVIESVGDKVSARHLAEKAHVPTVPGTPGPIATVREAQEFVNNYGYPIIIKAAYGGGGRGMRVVREGEDLDDAFHRATSEAKTAFGNGTVFIERFLDKPKHIEVQLIADNYGNVVHLFERDCSVQRRHQKVVEVAPATTLSSDLRNAVLSDAIKLAKEAGYRNAGTAEFLVDKQNRHYFIEINPRIQVEHTITEEITGIDIVSAQIQIAAGASLKDLGLIQNRIFTKGFAIQCRITTEDPSKNFQPDTGRIEVYDSAGGNGVRLDGGNVYAGAIISPHYDSMLVKCTCYGATYEIVRRKMIRALNEFSIRGVKTNIPFLLTLLSNPVFIDGTYWTPFIDDTPQLFKMVESKNRVQKLLRYLADLTVNGSSIKGQIGLPKLNKNPDIPFIHDANGEIIDVDNQPPPGGWRKILLTQGPEEFVEQVRSFTGTLLMDTTWRDAHQSLLATRIRTYDLAQIAPTTAHALSGAFALECWGGATFDVAMRFLHEDPWERLRKLRELVPNIPFQMLLRGANGVAYSSLPDNAIDHFVELAIKNGVDIFRVFDSLNDLEQLKVGVDAVKKAHGVVEATICYSGDMLQPGKKYNLDYYLEVAGQIVKMGTHILGIKDMAGTLKPAAARILIGTLRERFPDLPIHVHTHDSAGTGVASMAACAIAGADIVDVCTNSLSGLTSQPSITALLASLDGTIDTGVNADHVRELDAYWAEIRLLYSCFEADLKGPDPEVYQHEIPGGQLTNLLFQAQQLGLGEKWIETKRAYKEANLLLGDIVKVTPTSKVVGDLAQFMVTNKLNSNDVKRLANTLDLPDSVMDYFEGLMGQPYGGFPEPLRTDILKGKRRKLTSRPGRELPPFDLTQIREELESRFGDISECDVASYNMYPKVYEDFRRSREQYGDLSVIPTKSFLAPPKIDEEIEININQGKRLIVKLQAISDLNQKTGNREVYFEVNGELRKVRTADKSQAISEAAKPKADSHNPLQIGAPMAGVIVEIKVHKGSLVKKGQPVAVLSAMKMEMLISATAAGLVKEVLIKESENVEASDLLIVLEEEVVELSEEN from the coding sequence ATGGTGgatcaaaaatttaatggTCTaaaagataattttgaGCTGTTCGGTTCTAAGAATAAGCTTCTTGTGGCAAACAGAGGTGAAATTCCTATACGTATTTTCCGTACAGCTCATGAACTGTCCATGAGAACTGTAGCTATATATTCCCATGAAGATAAGCTATCAACACACAGATTAAAAGCTGATGAATCTTATTTGATCGGTaaaacaaatcaatttACTCCCGTTGGTGCATATTTGgcaattgatgaaattatcaaCATTGCCAAAAAGCATGATATTGACTTCATTCATCCTGGCTATGGTTTCTTATCTGAAAATTCAGAATTTGCAAGGAGAGTGACCGAAGCAAGTATCACTTGGATCGGTCCTCCTGCTGAGGTAATAGAATCGGTGGGTGACAAGGTTAGCGCCAGACATTTGGCTGAAAAAGCACATGTCCCAACTGTACCAGGCACGCCTGGGCCAATAGCTACTGTGCGAGAGGCTCAAGAATTCGTTAACAACTACGGATACCctattattatcaaagcAGCATATGGAGGGGGTGGAAGAGGTATGAGAGTCGTTAGAGAAGGCGAAGACTTGGATGATGCATTCCATAGAGCTACTTCAGAGGCAAAAACAGCATTTGGAAATGGTACAGtatttattgaaaggtTTTTGGATAAACCAAAACACATTGAGGTTCAATTAATAGCTGATAATTATGGTAATGTTGTACACCTCTTTGAAAGGGATTGCTCGGTGCAAAGAAGACATCAAAAGGTTGTTGAAGTGGCTCCGGCAACAACCTTATCATCTGACTTGAGAAACGCAGTTTTATCTGATGCAATCAAACTGGCGAAGGAAGCCGGCTATAGAAACGCTGGTACGGCGGAATTTCTTGTCGATAAACAAAATCGACACtacttcattgaaattaaccCAAGAATTCAAGTAGAACACACAATTACCGAAGAAATTACAGGAATTGACATCGTGTCAGCTCAAATCCAAATTGCAGCGGGGgcttcattgaaagatttggGTCTAATACAAAACCGGATTTTTACGAAAGGTTTTGCAATACAATGCAGAATTACAACTGAAGACCCTTCCAAGAATTTTCAACCCGATACAGGCAGAATCGAAGTTTACGATTCCGCTGGCGGTAATGGTGTCAGATTAGATGGAGGAAATGTATATGCAGGTGCAATAATTTCCCCGCATTATGACTCAATGCTGGTGAAGTGCACCTGTTATGGTGCAACCTATGAAATTGTGCGTCGTAAAATGATAAGGGCTTTGAATGAATTCAGTATTAGAGGTGTAAAAACTAACATACCATTTCTATTGACGTTGTTATCCAATCCTGTATTCATTGATGGCACTTATTGGACCCCTTTTATTGATGATACACCTCAACTCTTCAAGATGGTCGAATCTAAAAATAGAGTACAAAAACTATTAAGATATTTGGCGGATTTGACGGTGAATGGTTCTTCCATCAAAGGACAAATTGGGCTcccaaaattgaataagaaTCCCGATATTCCATTTATCCATGATGCAAATGGTGAAATAATTGATGTTGACAATCAACCTCCACCGGGTGGCTGGAGGAAAATTTTGCTGACACAAGGTCCTGAAGAATTTGTAGAGCAAGTAAGAAGTTTTACAGGCACGTTGCTAATGGATACAACATGGAGAGATGCACATCAGTCTTTATTGGCGACAAGAATTAGGACATATGACCTGGCACAGATTGCACCAACCACAGCGCACGCTCTTTCTGGTGCATTTGCATTGGAATGTTGGGGCGGCGCCACTTTTGATGTTGCAATGAGATTTTTACACGAAGATCCCTGGGAGAGATTAAGAAAGTTAAGAGAATTGGTACCTAATATCCCCTTTCAGATGTTACTACGTGGGGCAAATGGTGTGGCATATTCTTCCTTACCAGATAACGCAATTGATCACTTTGTTGAATTAGCCATAAAAAATGGTGTCGATATCTTCAGAGTCTTTGATTCGTTGAATGATTTAGAACAACTAAAAGTTGGTGTTGATGCAGTAAAAAAGGCTCATGGAGTGGTGGAAGCAACTATCTGTTACTCTGGTGATATGTTACAGCCAGGCAAGAAATACAACTTAGATTACTATCTTGAAGTAGCCGGCCAAATTGTCAAAATGGGGACACATATTCTTGGTATTAAAGATATGGCTGGAACCCTCAAACCCGCGGCGGCAAGGATTTTAATAGGTACTTTGAGGGAAAGATTTCCCGATTTGCCAATTCATGTCCATACGCACGATTCAGCTGGTACAGGTGTAGCTTCTATGGCAGCATGTGCTATCGCAGGAGCGGATATTGTAGATGTCTGCACTAACTCGCTCTCTGGTTTAACATCACAACCTTCAATAACAGCACTCTTAGCTTCATTAGATGGTACGATTGATACTGGTGTTAATGCAGACCATGTTCGTGAACTTGATGCCTACTGGGCAGAGATAAGGTTACTTTATTCTTGTTTTGAGGCTGACTTGAAAGGTCCGGATCCCGAGGTCTACCAACACGAAATACCAGGTGGTCAGTTAACAAATTTACTATTTCAAGCACAGCAGCTTGGCCTCGGTGAAAAATGGATTGAAACTAAAAGGGCTTACAAAGAAGCTAATCTACTGCTAGGTGACATTGTTAAAGTTACACCAACTTCAAAGGTAGTCGGTGATTTAGCACAGTTTATGGTGACTAACAAGTTAAACTCAAATGACGTCAAAAGATTAGCCAATACATTAGATTTGCCAGATTCAGTAATGGATTACTTCGAGGGTTTAATGGGCCAACCATATGGTGGTTTCCCAGAACCGCTCAGAACTGACATActgaaaggaaaaagaaggaaGCTGACTAGTAGACCAGGTAGGGAATTACCGCCATTCGATTTGACACAAATACGAGAAGAACTTGAATCAAGGTTTGGAGATATTAGTGAATGCGATGTCGCCTCTTACAATATGTATCCAAAAGTCTACGAGGATTTCCGAAGAAGTAGAGAGCAATATGGCGATTTGTCTGTCATACCAACAAAGAGTTTCTTAGCGCCACCTAAAATCGATGAGGAGATTGAAATCAACATCAACCAAGGGAAGCGCTTAATAGTAAAACTACAAGCAATTAGTGATTTGAATCAGAAAACTGGTAATAGAGAAGTATATTTTGAGGTTAATGGTGAGCTAAGAAAAGTTCGCACAGCTGACAAATCGCAAGCAATCTCTGAGGCAGCAAAACCTAAGGCAGATAGCCATAATCCTCTTCAAATTGGTGCACCGATGGCTGGTGTGATTGTGGAGATAAAGGTACACAAGGGTTCATTGGTCAAAAAAGGTCAGCCAGTTGCCGTCTTGAGTGCAATGAAAATGGAGATGCTTATTTCAGCCACCGCTGCTGGGCTTGTTAAGGAAGTTTTAATTAAAGAATCAGAAAATGTCGAAGCTTCTGATCTGTTAATTGTTTTAGAGGAAGAAGTCGTAGAGCTATCTGAAGAGAATTAA
- the SCS3 gene encoding Scs3p (similar to Saccharomyces cerevisiae SCS3 (YGL126W); ancestral locus Anc_6.117) yields the protein MMKLKVQRYSLLVCPVTILASRLLLTQRHVDKWSLVNQLLIKNGWFWTTVVTTVCVLRYSRNYADTVRKYSVLSLWWFLFTQDNMFSNHAIMDLIFVWTGGKCDGGSTSSKLLKSSKHCKKIGGNWINGHDPSGHIFLLSIMTTFMINEFSKIRRVSMTQLRQDFVETDWNLDRQLPVKIILFISNNPVIIMLSFILLWWHSLVITSINYYHTLSEQLSGLLFAYIIMGPLYLFLPS from the coding sequence atgatgaagctGAAAGTACAAAGATATAGTTTGTTAGTATGCCCGGTTACCATTTTGGCATCCCGGTTGTTACTGACTCAAAGACATGTAGATAAATGGTCGCTAGTAAATCAGCTCCTTATCAAAAATGGTTGGTTTTGGACTACAGTGGTGACCACGGTGTGTGTGTTACGTTATTCACGTAACTATGCAGATACGGTTAGGAAATACAGTGTACTTTCTCTATGGTGGTTTTTATTTACTCAAGACAATATGTTCTCGAACCACGCTATTATGGATCTAATATTTGTATGGACTGGTGGTAAATGTGATGGGGGATCCACGAGTAGtaaacttttgaaatcatcGAAACATTGCAAAAAAATCGGTGGTAACTGGATCAATGGACATGATCCATCGGGTCACATTTTCTTACTTTCCATAATGACGACATTTATGATTAATGAGTTTTCGAAGATACGAAGGGTCTCTATGACACAATTAAGGCAAGATTTCGTGGAGACAGATTGGAATCTTGACAGACAATTACCAGTCAAGATCATACTGTTCATTTCAAACAATCCTGTTATTATAATGCtttctttcattcttttaTGGTGGCATAGCCTAGTAATCACAAGTATAAATTACTACCACACACTCTCCGAACAACTTTCAGGACTACTCTTTGCATACATCATCATGGGACCTCTCTACCTTTTTCTTCCAAGCTAA
- the MON1 gene encoding guanine nucleotide exchange factor MON1 (similar to Saccharomyces cerevisiae MON1 (YGL124C); ancestral locus Anc_6.127), with product MESDESYIDNLIPAGMTASTKKDNDGIVQPGLTITKDSPTVSINLDNTIVSQRLTPSSSSSDVLEEGSSFMGSMHMNPRQFSTDNGMNIITNDITGENENDIDDQSDLVDQLAQSLYSYAATTRNYPKPIISNEVPNVFQETQDSDELNKQDKNFFILSSAGKPIFSMNGEDNQITSYMGIIHTIVNYFQLNNPNNEIKTIILPPKNQKFVFLNKNPIVLMVTSTRGESVNELASQLDFLYSYILSSLSERQLSRLFGKRSNTDLRNFLEVTDFENLDRLCQVITYEFYPELILNSLQCMMVSKTLRNKLHEIMSTQLVKESKFLPRGTLLYGMIVSASLNRLISLIRPKGHSLHTTDLQLLFSLIQNQFSNMNENQELWVPICFPKFNANGFLYSYIKFLPCKNYEHNKNVLILISGQKDSFFKLKLFADKLWNKIVDENLKSKIFDIGQGYKVTDVPAPLVHHFIYKAKKYVQFTMPDLEYHQSEEDSDGNPSFQNAKFEYAKKLRTYYQQLHDCITSEGGRQLNKSILNFIRWELKSNVGATASFQKEDVNLMGLVWVTKNFELYLICNNGITDKNIIFKSARKIVSWCKKNESKLFIQDGAVF from the coding sequence ATGGAATCCGATGAATCGTATATAGATAATCTGATTCCAGCAGGAATGACTGCTAGTACCAAGAAAGATAATGATGGTATAGTCCAACCGGGACTCACAATCACGAAAGACAGTCCTACAGTTTCAATAAACTTGGATAATACAATTGTATCTCAACGATTGACTCCATCcagttcttcttctgatgTTTTAGAGGAAGGCTCTTCTTTTATGGGGTCTATGCATATGAACCCGAGACAGTTCTCAACTGATAATGGTATGAACATTATAACCAACGATATTACAGgcgaaaatgaaaatgatattgatgacCAATCAGATCTCGTAGACCAACTGGCTCAAAGCCTGTATTCGTATGCTGCTACAACACGAAATTACCCAAAACCAATTATAAGTAACGAAGTGCCAAATGTATTTCAAGAAACGCAAGATAGTGATGAATTGAACAAACaagacaaaaatttcttcatacTTTCATCTGCTGGCAagccaattttttctatgAATGGTGAAGATAATCAAATTACTTCTTACATGGGTATAATCCACACAATAGTGAACTATTTCCAATTAAACAATcctaataatgaaattaaaactATAATTTTACCCccaaaaaatcaaaaatttgtatttttaaACAAAAATCCAATAGTTCTCATGGTTACATCTACTAGAGGAGAAAGTGTAAATGAGCTGGCTTCACAACTAGACTTCCTCTACTCGTATATTTTATCGTCGCTGAGCGAAAGACAACTATCAAGACTATTTGGTAAAAGATCAAATACAGATTTACGTAACTTTTTGGAGGTCacagattttgaaaatctgGACAGGTTATGCCAAGTAATTACCTATGAATTTTATCCCGAACTCATACTCAATTCTTTGCAATGTATGATGGTGTCGAAGACTCTAAGAAATAAACTTCATGAAATTATGAGTACACAACTGGTAAAAGAGTCTAAATTTTTACCTAGAGGAACATTGCTCTATGGTATGATTGTATCTGCCTCTCTGAATAGGTTAATTTCCCTCATCAGACCGAAGGGTCACTCACTACATACAACAGATCTTCAATTGCTCTTTAGTTTGAtacaaaatcaattcaGTAATATGAACgaaaatcaagaattaTGGGTACCAATATGCTTCCCCAAATTCAATGCAAACGGCTTTCTTTACAgttatatcaaatttttaccTTGTAAAAATTATGAACATAATAAAAACGTGTTAATACTAATAAGCGGACAGAAAGActcattttttaaattaaaattatttgcTGATAAATTATGGAATAAAATTGTGGATGAAAATCTGAAaagtaaaatatttgatattggTCAAGGTTATAAAGTTACCGATGTACCAGCTCCCCTAGTACAtcattttatttacaaagCTAAAAAATATGTGCAATTTACAATGCCAGATTTGGAATACCATCAATCCGAGGAAGATTCTGATGGAAATCCGTCTTTTCAGAACGCAAAGTTTGAATATGCCAAAAAACTAAGAACTTATTATCAACAGTTACATGATTGCATAACTTCAGAGGGTGGTCGTCAActaaataaatcaattttgaattttatacGATGGGAATTGAAGTCAAATGTAGGAGCTACTGcttcatttcaaaaagaagatgttAATTTAATGGGATTAGTTTGGGTTACTAAAAACTTTGAGCTGTATTTAATCTGTAATAATGGTATCACAGACAAGaacattatttttaagAGTGCTAGAAAAATTGTGTCGTGGTGTAAGAAAAACGAATCAAAACTGTTCATACAGGATGGAGCAGTTTTCTAG
- the MET13 gene encoding methylenetetrahydrofolate reductase (NAD(P)H) MET13 (similar to Saccharomyces cerevisiae MET13 (YGL125W); ancestral locus Anc_6.122): MKITEKLQQHQEVCSKPTYSFEYFVPKTTQGVQNLYDRMDKMYQSSLPLFIDITWNAGGGTLSKLSTELVSTSQSVLGLETCMHLTCTNMEISMIDDALESAYNSGCQNILALRGDPPRDAVNWQPTEGGFAYAKDLISYIRCKYGDYFDIGVAGYPEGHPEEPNKLKNLKYLKEKVDAGANFIVTQMFYDVDNFIQWCKEVREFGIDVPIIPGIMPITGYAAFLRRASWGQINIPKYFFALLDPIKDNDELVREIGTKLVVEMCRKLLSSGYINHLHIYTMNLEKASLMILEQLDLLPTENEYLTEPISMLPWRKSLNPKRKFEEVRPIFWQRRPYSYVARTSNWAVDEFPNGRFGDSSSPAFGELDLCGGTLLRQSSKKCLELWSTPESINDLAQLVISYLNGKINCLPWSDMPIDREVDALLSHLIQLNIKMIITVNSQPQINGTPSSDKIYGWGPKDGYVYQKEYLEFLLPKTKLPSLQAKLEKNKILTYFAVDFEDNLVTNHSKDSKANAVTWGIFPGREVLQPTIVEKVSFLAWKEEFYRILEEWKIHLIENNASDSVNFIQSLLEDYVLVNIVDNNFVSPNDDIFDLLMSL, encoded by the coding sequence ATGAAGATAACGGAGAAATTACAACAACATCAGGAAGTATGTAGTAAACCAACTTATTCTTTCGAATACTTCGTTCCAAAGACGACTCAGGGTGTGCAGAATTTGTATGATAGAATGGATAAAATGTACCAAAGTTCCTTACCTTTGTTTATCGATATTACATGGAATGCTGGTGGTGGTACGctttcaaaactttctaCGGAGTTGGTTTCCACATCACAATCCGTATTAGGATTGGAAACCTGTATGCATTTAACTTGTACCAATATGGAGATTTCCATGATTGATGATGCCTTAGAGTCCGCTTATAATTCTGGTTGCCAGAACATCTTAGCGTTAAGAGGTGATCCACCAAGGGATGCCGTCAATTGGCAACCAACTGAAGGTGGATTCGCCTATGCCAAAGATTTAATCTCCTACATAAGATGCAAATATGgtgattattttgatatagGTGTTGCTGGGTATCCTGAAGGTCACCCAGAAGAACCTAACAAACTAAAAAACTTAAagtatttgaaagaaaaggtTGACGCAGGTGCCAATTTTATCGTCACTCAAATGTTTTATGATGTGGATAATTTCATACAATGGTGTAAAGAAGTAAGGGAGTTCGGTATTGATGTCCCCATTATCCCAGGTATCATGCCAATCACAGGGTACGCCGCATTCCTAAGAAGAGCTTCTTGGGGTCAAATCAATATTCcgaaatatttttttgcattACTGGACCCTatcaaagataatgatgaattggTCAGAGAAATTGGAACTAAATTAGTTGTGGAAATGTGTCGTAAATTATTATCTAGTGGTTACATTAACCATTTGCATATTTACACCATGAATTTGGAAAAAGCTTCGTTGATGATTCTAGAACAATTAGATTTATTACCAacagaaaatgaatatcTAACTGAACCAATTTCAATGCTACCATGGAGGAAATCATTGAATCCAAAGCGTAAATTTGAGGAAGTCAGACCAATTTTCTGGCAACGAAGACCATATTCTTACGTCGCAAGAACATCAAATTGGGCTGTTGATGAATTTCCTAATGGTAGATTCGGTGATTCGTCATCCCCCGCCTTTGGTGAATTAGATCTTTGCGGTGGTACTCTTTTGAGACAATCTTCCAAAAAATGTCTAGAATTATGGTCAACGCCGGAATCGATAAATGATCTGGCACAATTAGTTATTTCTTACttgaatggaaaaattaattgTTTGCCATGGAGCGATATGCCAATCGATCGTGAAGTCGATGCTTTATTGAGTCATTTAATTCAACTAAATATTAAAATGATAATTACGGTAAACTCACAACCTCAAATTAATGGCACCCCTTCAAGCGACAAAATTTATGGTTGGGGTCCCAAAGATGGTTATGTTTATCAGAAAGAGTACTTAGAGTTTCTACTACCTAAGACAAAGCTACCAAGCTTACAAGctaaattagaaaaaaataagattcTTACTTATTTTGCGGTTGACTTTGAAGATAATCTAGTAAcaaatcattcaaaagattcaaaagcAAATGCAGTAACTTGGGGTATATTCCCTGGAAGGGAAGTACTGCAACCAACAATTGTAGAAAAAGTCTCCTTTTTAGCCTGGAAGGAAGAATTTTATCGTATTCTAGAGGAGTggaaaattcatttaattgaaaataatgctTCTGATAGTGTCAATTTCATACAATCATTACTAGAAGATTACGTTCTTGTCAATATTGTGGATAACAATTTTGTTTCGCCTAATGATGACATTTTTGATCTATTAATGAGCTTATAG
- the SOH1 gene encoding mediator complex subunit SOH1 (similar to Saccharomyces cerevisiae SOH1 (YGL127C); ancestral locus Anc_6.116), with the protein MNASEDTERTPTPSPPLPTRFEIELEFVQSLSNIQYITYLITNQSKQWKSVTFKNYLKYLEYWCDPPYANCVVYPNSLYILKLMNDFYEKNAKYNEETGYLENIDELPVFLQLHGSQLMNEMVNRWQN; encoded by the coding sequence ATGAATGCCAGCGAAGATACAGAAAGAACTCCGACACCATCGCCACCACTACCGACtagatttgaaattgaacttGAATTTGTTCAATCGTTATCGAATATACAATATATAACGTATCTTATAACGAATCAATCTAAACAGTGGAAATCGGTTACATTCAAGAACTATTTGAAATACTTAGAGTACTGGTGTGATCCACCTTACGCAAATTGTGTTGTATATCCAAATTCTCTCTACATTTTGAAGTTAATGAACGATTTTTACgaaaaaaatgcaaaatataatgaagaaacaggttatttagaaaatatagATGAATTACCAGTCTTTTTACAATTACATGGAAGTCAGTTGATGAATGAAATGGTTAACAGATGGcaaaattga
- the RPS2 gene encoding 40S ribosomal protein uS5 (similar to Saccharomyces cerevisiae RPS2 (YGL123W); ancestral locus Anc_6.129), with the protein MSAAPEGQQRRGGFGGRNRGRQGRRGGRNVEEKGWVPVTKLGRLVKAGKITSIEEIFLHSLPVKEFQIIDSLLPNMQDEVMNIKPVQKQTRAGQRTRFKAVVVVGDSNGHVGLGIKTAKEVAGAIRAGIIIAKLSVIPIRRGYWGTNLGQPHSLATKTTGKCGSVTVRLIPAPRGSGIVASPAVKKLLQLAGVEDVYTQSNGKTRTLENTLKAAFVAIGNTYGFLTPNLWTEQPLPLSPLDVYADEANVQKKRY; encoded by the coding sequence ATGTCTGCTGCTCCAGAAGGTCAACAAAGAAGAGGTGGTTTCGGTGGCCGTAACAGAGGCCGTCAAGGTAGAAGAGGTGGTAGAAACGTCGAAGAAAAGGGCTGGGTTCCAGTTACCAAGTTAGGTAGATTAGTCAAGGCCGGTAAGATCACttctattgaagaaatcttcTTACACTCCTTACCAGTCAAGGAATTCCAAATCATTGACAGTTTATTACCAAACATGCAAGATGAAGTCATGAACATCAAGCCAGTTCAAAAGCAAACCAGAGCCGGTCAAAGAACCAGATTCAAGGCTGTCGTTGTTGTTGGTGACTCTAACGGTCACGTTGGTTTAGGTATCAAGACCGCCAAGGAAGTTGCTGGTGCCATCAGAGCTGGTATCATCATTGCTAAGTTATCTGTTATCCCAATCAGAAGAGGTTACTGGGGTACTAACTTAGGTCAACCACATTCCTTAGCTACCAAGACTACTGGTAAGTGTGGTTCCGTTACTGTCAGATTAATCCCAGCCCCAAGAGGTTCTGGTATTGTTGCTTCTCCAGCCgtcaagaaattattaCAATTAGCCGGTGTTGAAGATGTCTACACTCAATCTAACGGTAAGACCAGAACTTTAGAAAACACCTTAAAGGCTGCTTTCGTTGCTATTGGTAACACTTACGGTTTCTTAACTCCAAACTTGTGGACCGAACAAC
- the DUO1 gene encoding Duo1p (similar to Saccharomyces cerevisiae DUO1 (YGL061C); ancestral locus Anc_6.114): protein MEPQLDDITINKLIPQIFDQMRSNFDLTTRNKISVAPTSAITTQSLLQELESLDKIIDMIDNIDKVLAGAAPKNIARIHEVCKSTNTILDSWINIQSQAGYIHRLMNKPAYVENLRNKLKGADGSVEQELNFEVEEVERLKQEIERQKQKQILQETNTTSSLLNKASFRRRAIPITRNAGKNIVSKSHVHKREVPSKSTTSGIPTLNNKTAASTIKAQRKLFR from the coding sequence ATGGAACCACAACTCGATGACAttacaataaataaacTCATTCCGCAGATATTTGACCAGATGAGATCCAATTTTGACTTGACTACgagaaataaaataagTGTTGCACCAACATCTGCAATCACGACACAATCTTTGCTTCAGGAACTCGAAAGCTTGgataaaataattgatatgatagataatattgataaagtATTGGCAGGGGCAGCTCCTAAGAATATCGCTCGAATTCATGAAGTATGCAAGTCAACTAACACCATTCTCGATTCATGGATAAATATACAATCGCAAGCAGGGTATATCCATAGACTTATGAATAAACCGGCATACGTTGAAAACCTTAGAAATAAACTCAAAGGAGCTGACGGAAGTGTTGAACaggaattgaattttgaagtaGAAGAAGTGGAAAGACTTAAGCAGGAAATTGAGCGCCAAAAGCAGAAGCAAATACTGCAAGAAACTAATACTACGTCTAGCTTGCTGAACAAAGCAAGTTTTAGAAGGAGAGCCATACCAATAACTCGAAATGCAGGAAAAAACATTGTGTCAAAATCGCATGTACATAAAAGAGAAGTACCTTCTAAATCGACAACATCTGGAATTCCAAcattaaataataaaactGCAGCATCTACTATAAAAGCTCAAAGAAAACTGTTCAGATAG